A portion of the Diprion similis isolate iyDipSimi1 chromosome 4, iyDipSimi1.1, whole genome shotgun sequence genome contains these proteins:
- the LOC124405760 gene encoding ferredoxin-fold anticodon-binding domain-containing protein 1 isoform X3 yields the protein MKTSLFHSNEKVLLVGEGNFSFGVCLSKLDQSISLTATCYESPIVFESAKKNAEYLRNHGRCEKAYVSSFENLFQSQTLITFIYSGARVLLGVDATKLGEYFPLVSEEFDKIIFNFPHTGGKMKISRNRKLLREFFISAENLIKRTGSILVSLCNGQGGTPADSPQRRWDDSWQIVEMAAYGNFLLTGVQPFSRDEFPGYTSVGYRSLEKGFGTENLLVHIFQKAEKPDSFNIALISDLNFQDLMEFKGTVNWRQMTARLSEKNMFYRPSISSIYPLRYVFDITFSVGPEFTELNFYLTLYRFAGNLIEIVDFLGAYEFSESAKVTRSYRIGYRSPYFPLYRARVIDIHQNVVTNILEDHLNVTVTK from the coding sequence ATGAAGACTTcgctttttcattcaaatgagAAGGTGCTACTAGTTGGCGAgggtaatttttcattcggcGTTTGTCTGAGTAAACTTGATCAGAGTATCAGCCTAACTGCAACTTGTTATGAATCGCCTATCGTCTTTGAATcagcgaaaaaaaatgcagaataCTTGAGAAATCATGGTAGGTGTGAAAAAGCATATGTCAgctcatttgaaaatttatttcaatcccAAACTTtgattacttttatttattcaggGGCTCGAGTATTATTAGGTGTAGATGCGACAAAATTAGGAGAATACTTTCCGCTGGTGTCTGAAGagtttgataaaataatattcaacttCCCTCACACGGGAGGTAAAATGAAGATAAGTCGAAACAGAAAATTACTAAGGGAGTTTTTCATCTCGGCTGAAAATCTGATTAAACGAACCGGATCTATATTGGTGTCTTTATGCAATGGGCAAGGTGGCACACCTGCAGACAGTCCTCAAAGACGTTGGGATGATTCATGGCAAATTGTAGAGATGGCTGcatatggaaattttttattgacagGCGTACAACCATTTTCACGTGATGAATTCCCTGGCTATACAAGCGTTGGTTATCGTAGCTTAGAAAAAGGCTTTGGTACTGAAAATCTGTTAGTTCATATTTTCCAAAAGGCAGAAAAACCAGACTCATTTAACATAGCATTGATAtctgatttgaattttcaagatCTGATGGAATTTAAAGGTACTGTAAATTGGAGACAAATGACAGCTAGACTTTCtgagaaaaatatgttttataGGCCTAGTATTTCATCCATATATCCGTTGAGATATGTCTTCGATATTACATTTTCTGTAGGCCCAGAATTTACTGAGTTGAATTTTTACCTCACGCTGTATCGATTTGCAGGTAACCTGATTGAGATTGTTGATTTTCTAGGCGCGTACGAATTTTCAGAGTCTGCTAAAGTTACTAGATCATATAGGATAGGCTACCGATCCCCTTACTTCCCATTGTATAGAGCTCGCGTAATCGATATTCATCAAAATGTTGTGACTAATATCTTGGAAGACCATTTAAATGTCACTGTAACCAAATAA
- the LOC124405760 gene encoding mitochondrial ribosome-associated GTPase 2 isoform X2, which yields MQSLRRLGTSSVLRTILRIQDILPSCQAVHILDPSIAYEITNRSFHSPSCLYNGQPAVALRHRKPKAQGATSQYFIDMKQVTVIAGNGGDGNISFLRLWANEFAGPDGGDGGSGGHVIFQASTDVNNLSHVKTIVSAPHGEKGQNKDCFGKNADNFVIKVPIGTIVRSLDGKIVADLGNVGMMFIAARGGAGGHGNAFFKSDIEQSPKICEYGAKGESFQYLLELRSMANIGLIGLPNAGKSTLLRAISRARPKVAPYPFTTLKPHVGMVQYNDYEQVAVADLPGLIADSHKNRGLGITFLKHAERCAALLIVLDMSVEEPWEDLELLKYELRQFSKELADRPVVVIANKMDLPEARENLNVLKEKTKLQIVPISAKMGQNLSTLVAEMRMLYNNELGKDFYGQDKNKRDEDEIV from the exons ATGCAGTCTCTAAGAAGGCTAGGAACATCTTCCGTGCTTCGGACTATACTCAGAATACAAGACATTCTACCGTCTTGTCAGGCAGTGCATATACTTGATCCTTCCATTGCATACGAGATTACAAACAGATCCTTTCATAGTCCCAGCTGCCTGTATAATGGCCAACCTGCTGTAGCTTTGAGACACAGAAAACCCAAAGCACAGGGGGCCACAAGTCAATATTTTATAGACATGAAACAG GTCACAGTAATAGCTGGCAACGGAGGAGATggcaatatttcttttttgcgTCTTTGGGCTAATGAATTTGCTGGGCCAGATGGTGGTGATGGAGGTAGCGGAGgtcacgttatttttcaa GCTTCTACAGATGTGAACAACTTAAGTCATGTAAAAACTATTGTATCTGCGCCTCATGGTGAGAAAGGACAGAACAAAGACTGTTTTGGCAAGAACGCTGACAATTTTGTAATCAAGGTTCCTATTGGAACAATAGTGCGTTCTTTAGATGGAAAAATCGTAGCCGATCTGGGCAACGTTGGAATGATGTTTATAGCAGCTAGAGGTGGTGCAGGAGGGCATGGGAATGCTTTCTTTAAATCTGACATTGAACAATCACCAAAGATTTGTGAATATGGAGCTAAGGGGGAAAGCTTTCAGTATTTACTAGAGTTGAGAAGCATGGCCAATATCGGATTG ATTGGCTTACCAAATGCTGGAAAAAGTACACTACTTCGTGCTATATCAAGAGCTAGACCAAAAGTTGCGCCTTATCCGTTTACAACATTGAAACCCCATGTCGGAATGGTGCAGTATAATGATTATGAACAAGTTGCTg TCGCAGACTTGCCAGGACTCATAGCAGATTCGCATAAAAATAGAGGATTGGGTATAACGTTTTTGAAACACGCTGAGCGATGTGCAGCTTTATTGATTGTTTTGGATATGTCAGTGGAAGAGCCTTGGGAAGATTTAGAACTTTTAAAGTATGAGCTTCGACAGTTTAGCAAGGAATTAGCTGATAGACCAGTGGTTGTCATAGCCAATAAAATGGATCTACCTGAAGCTCGG GAAAACCTAAACGTGCTTAAAGAAAAGACTAAGCTTCAAATCGTTCCAATATCCGCAAAAATGGGTCAAAATCTCTCAACACTAGTAGCAGAGATGAGGATGTTATACAACAATGAACTAGGGAAAGATTTTTACGgacaagataaaaataaacgagacGAAGATGAaatagtgtaa
- the LOC124405762 gene encoding probable RNA-binding protein 18 yields MDTGLQIPLPLDSAKSNNLEDKRLWVGNLDPRINEYQLLKLVQKHGKIEKFDLLFHRSGPQAGQPRGYAFVTYETSYDAEKAKDALHNIKIGAKTIVVRWAHSVNENDMEKPKPKIDIPALAGAKKEDKKVSRETAIQAIEAKLKMMNESEEEFELDKPLVGTPILQQYQRPENMKPSTSNRYHNHRGSRYQSNKPYSRPRPRR; encoded by the exons ATGGAC ACCGGACTTCAAATTCCTCTACCCTTGGATTCTGCTAAATCTAATAACCTGGAGGACAAAAGATTATGGGTTGGAAATTTAGATCCCAGAATTAATGA GTACCAACTCCTGAAACTCGTTCAAAAACAtggaaaaatcgaaaagtttGACCTCCTATTCCACCGTTCTGGGCCACAAGCTGGCCAACCCAGAGGATATGCGTTCGTAACTTACGAGACGAGCTACGACGCGGAAAAAGCCAAAGATGCTCTTCACAACATTAAAATTGGAGCGAAGACCATCGTTGTGAGATGGGCGCACAGTGTCAATGAG AACGATATGGAGAAACCAAAACCAAAGATAGATATTCCAGCACTGGCAGGTGCCAAGAAAGAAGACAAGAAAGTGAG TAGAGAAACGGCGATCCAAGCAATCGAGGCCAAACTAAAGATGATGAATGAGTCTGAGGAGGAATTTGAACTCGACAAACCGTTAGTTGGAACTCCAATTCTTCAACAGTACCAGAGACCTGAAAATATGAAGCCGTCCACCTCTAATCGATATCACAATCATAGGGGTTCACGATATCAGAGTAATAAGCCGTATAGTCGACCTCGACCAAGGAGATAA
- the LOC124405760 gene encoding mitochondrial ribosome-associated GTPase 2 isoform X1, with product MQSLRRLGTSSVLRTILRIQDILPSCQAVHILDPSIAYEITNRSFHSPSCLYNGQPAVALRHRKPKAQGATSQYFIDMKQVTVIAGNGGDGNISFLRLWANEFAGPDGGDGGSGGHVIFQVIFLFHKGSNFSNTELSVWSIYLLTLGKYISFQASTDVNNLSHVKTIVSAPHGEKGQNKDCFGKNADNFVIKVPIGTIVRSLDGKIVADLGNVGMMFIAARGGAGGHGNAFFKSDIEQSPKICEYGAKGESFQYLLELRSMANIGLIGLPNAGKSTLLRAISRARPKVAPYPFTTLKPHVGMVQYNDYEQVAVADLPGLIADSHKNRGLGITFLKHAERCAALLIVLDMSVEEPWEDLELLKYELRQFSKELADRPVVVIANKMDLPEARENLNVLKEKTKLQIVPISAKMGQNLSTLVAEMRMLYNNELGKDFYGQDKNKRDEDEIV from the exons ATGCAGTCTCTAAGAAGGCTAGGAACATCTTCCGTGCTTCGGACTATACTCAGAATACAAGACATTCTACCGTCTTGTCAGGCAGTGCATATACTTGATCCTTCCATTGCATACGAGATTACAAACAGATCCTTTCATAGTCCCAGCTGCCTGTATAATGGCCAACCTGCTGTAGCTTTGAGACACAGAAAACCCAAAGCACAGGGGGCCACAAGTCAATATTTTATAGACATGAAACAG GTCACAGTAATAGCTGGCAACGGAGGAGATggcaatatttcttttttgcgTCTTTGGGCTAATGAATTTGCTGGGCCAGATGGTGGTGATGGAGGTAGCGGAGgtcacgttatttttcaagtaattttcttatttcacaaaggatcaaatttttcaaataccgaATTATCAGTCTGGTCGATTTATCTCTTGACACTAGGCAAATATATATCTTTTCAGGCTTCTACAGATGTGAACAACTTAAGTCATGTAAAAACTATTGTATCTGCGCCTCATGGTGAGAAAGGACAGAACAAAGACTGTTTTGGCAAGAACGCTGACAATTTTGTAATCAAGGTTCCTATTGGAACAATAGTGCGTTCTTTAGATGGAAAAATCGTAGCCGATCTGGGCAACGTTGGAATGATGTTTATAGCAGCTAGAGGTGGTGCAGGAGGGCATGGGAATGCTTTCTTTAAATCTGACATTGAACAATCACCAAAGATTTGTGAATATGGAGCTAAGGGGGAAAGCTTTCAGTATTTACTAGAGTTGAGAAGCATGGCCAATATCGGATTG ATTGGCTTACCAAATGCTGGAAAAAGTACACTACTTCGTGCTATATCAAGAGCTAGACCAAAAGTTGCGCCTTATCCGTTTACAACATTGAAACCCCATGTCGGAATGGTGCAGTATAATGATTATGAACAAGTTGCTg TCGCAGACTTGCCAGGACTCATAGCAGATTCGCATAAAAATAGAGGATTGGGTATAACGTTTTTGAAACACGCTGAGCGATGTGCAGCTTTATTGATTGTTTTGGATATGTCAGTGGAAGAGCCTTGGGAAGATTTAGAACTTTTAAAGTATGAGCTTCGACAGTTTAGCAAGGAATTAGCTGATAGACCAGTGGTTGTCATAGCCAATAAAATGGATCTACCTGAAGCTCGG GAAAACCTAAACGTGCTTAAAGAAAAGACTAAGCTTCAAATCGTTCCAATATCCGCAAAAATGGGTCAAAATCTCTCAACACTAGTAGCAGAGATGAGGATGTTATACAACAATGAACTAGGGAAAGATTTTTACGgacaagataaaaataaacgagacGAAGATGAaatagtgtaa
- the LOC124405760 gene encoding ferredoxin-fold anticodon-binding domain-containing protein 1 isoform X4: MKTSLFHSNEKVLLVGEGNFSFGVCLSKLDQSISLTATCYESPIVFESAKKNAEYLRNHGARVLLGVDATKLGEYFPLVSEEFDKIIFNFPHTGGKMKISRNRKLLREFFISAENLIKRTGSILVSLCNGQGGTPADSPQRRWDDSWQIVEMAAYGNFLLTGVQPFSRDEFPGYTSVGYRSLEKGFGTENLLVHIFQKAEKPDSFNIALISDLNFQDLMEFKGTVNWRQMTARLSEKNMFYRPSISSIYPLRYVFDITFSVGPEFTELNFYLTLYRFAGNLIEIVDFLGAYEFSESAKVTRSYRIGYRSPYFPLYRARVIDIHQNVVTNILEDHLNVTVTK, translated from the exons ATGAAGACTTcgctttttcattcaaatgagAAGGTGCTACTAGTTGGCGAgggtaatttttcattcggcGTTTGTCTGAGTAAACTTGATCAGAGTATCAGCCTAACTGCAACTTGTTATGAATCGCCTATCGTCTTTGAATcagcgaaaaaaaatgcagaataCTTGAGAAATCATG gGGCTCGAGTATTATTAGGTGTAGATGCGACAAAATTAGGAGAATACTTTCCGCTGGTGTCTGAAGagtttgataaaataatattcaacttCCCTCACACGGGAGGTAAAATGAAGATAAGTCGAAACAGAAAATTACTAAGGGAGTTTTTCATCTCGGCTGAAAATCTGATTAAACGAACCGGATCTATATTGGTGTCTTTATGCAATGGGCAAGGTGGCACACCTGCAGACAGTCCTCAAAGACGTTGGGATGATTCATGGCAAATTGTAGAGATGGCTGcatatggaaattttttattgacagGCGTACAACCATTTTCACGTGATGAATTCCCTGGCTATACAAGCGTTGGTTATCGTAGCTTAGAAAAAGGCTTTGGTACTGAAAATCTGTTAGTTCATATTTTCCAAAAGGCAGAAAAACCAGACTCATTTAACATAGCATTGATAtctgatttgaattttcaagatCTGATGGAATTTAAAGGTACTGTAAATTGGAGACAAATGACAGCTAGACTTTCtgagaaaaatatgttttataGGCCTAGTATTTCATCCATATATCCGTTGAGATATGTCTTCGATATTACATTTTCTGTAGGCCCAGAATTTACTGAGTTGAATTTTTACCTCACGCTGTATCGATTTGCAGGTAACCTGATTGAGATTGTTGATTTTCTAGGCGCGTACGAATTTTCAGAGTCTGCTAAAGTTACTAGATCATATAGGATAGGCTACCGATCCCCTTACTTCCCATTGTATAGAGCTCGCGTAATCGATATTCATCAAAATGTTGTGACTAATATCTTGGAAGACCATTTAAATGTCACTGTAACCAAATAA
- the LOC124405764 gene encoding probable 28S ribosomal protein S25, mitochondrial, whose translation MPFMKGPAPIRRTIKYLESGRLVLKNKIKILSINYNTTGETHHGARDFVFWHLPQLQYKNPDVQIVTFKNMTPSPFIKCYYDDGRHMLIDIDNTPKADVLEHLISVVGKSQKQLAEEAIIAVKKDNPANFGIGCEKSCICEIPGQLPCPGLIPLPLTMRGKHKNRVD comes from the exons ATGCCTTTTATGAAAGGACCGGCACCTATAAGAAGGACCATAAAATACTTGGAGAGCGGTAGATTGGTccttaaaaacaaaataaagataTTATCGATAAACTACAACACGACCGGAGAAACTCATCACGGTGCCAG GGACTTCGTATTTTGGCATTTGCCCCAGCTACAGTATAAAAATCCGGACGTTCAGATTGTAACGTTTAAGAACATGACTCCATCGCCATTTATCAAGTGCTACTACG ATGATGGAAGACACATGCTGATAGATATAGACAATACCCCCAAAGCAGATGTGCTAGAACATCTCATCTCTGTAGTTGGAAAATCTCAGAAACAATTAGCTGAGGAAGCAATCATTGCGGTGAAAAAGGATAATCCTGCTAACTTTGGCATAGGCTGCGAAAAAAGTTGCATCTGCGAAATACCAGGACAGTTGCCTTGCCCGGGATTGATTCCCCTGCCACTTACAATGCGGGGCAAACACAAGAACCGTGTAGACTAG
- the LOC124405758 gene encoding alanine--tRNA ligase, cytoplasmic, with product MNTVMTAKEIRQAFIDFFKSKNHEYIHSSATIPHDDPTLLFANAGMNQFKPIFLGTVDPNSDMAKWVRVVNTQKCIRAGGKHNDLDDVGKDVYHHTFFEMMGNWSFGDYFKKEICAWAWELLTEVFNLPSDRLYVTYFGGDEQSGLKPDEECKQIWLSLGVPPSHVLPGNMKDNFWEMGETGPCGPCSELHFDRIGGREVPHLVNMDDPDVLEIWNLVFIQFNRESDSSLRPLPKKHIDCGLGLERLVSVIQGKRANYDTDLFMPLFDMIQKGTGARDYQGKVGSEDTDGIDMAYRVLADHARTITIALADGGMPDNTGRGYVLRRILRRAVRYATEKLNAKPGFFGSLVNTVVDLLGDVFPEVKKDPQSIIDVINEEEQQFLKTLSRGRNLLNRTMAKLEATNVVPGDVAWRLYDTYGFPVDLTQLMTEEKGLTIDMKGYEEAKKQAQLLSQGKAGGVDDQINLDVHAITELQNQGVKPTNDSHKYNYKAKSSDKNSEYEFAPCIGTVIALRFAKKFAEQVTSGQEVGVLLDQTNFYAEQGGQIYDEGFLVKVGDESTEVCIKNVQVRGGYVLHIGTVGEGILKKGDKVNLNVDTARRRLIMSNHTGTHVLNYALRTVLGWEADQKGSLVAPDRLRFDFTNKGAMTVEQVKQTEINTKQLIQRNDPIYAKESGLAIAKTIQGLRAMFEETYPDPVRIISIGIPVEELEKNPLSSAGTKTSVEFCGGTHLHRAGHIGDFVIASEEAIAKGIRRIVALTGPEATKALKKVELLENELKKIKSIVEADKTGAKSKEHVKAIVDLTEDVSHAIIPYWKKDEMRNTLKTLKKSIDDKERAAKAAVANLVVQKTADLIKQNVGIPILVEVLEAYSNTKALDSALKQVKTLSPETSALFFSVDNDAKKIFALSAVPKSAVAKGLKANEWIQAVAPLMQGKGGGKPESAQASGPNLSCLNKALETAKSFANSKLGIPTSGTGPIKKDTFISNIEGPTLYANSGSIKSYRGQIAARYSGKKITVESVTTKDKVDVVLKDNSVTLRDANAIALYLSNDQLKGAKNVFTESEVIQWMSYADNHILTAVLGWVLPSIDSSVSANSNKLSKIAQEDCKKMLNSLNIILQTRTYLVGEKITLADIAVFTSFLPLYEHVFDPESRKPYQNVNRWFLTILHQPEVQEIIKSFKICDKVVKKHGDSKKRND from the exons ATGAACACAGTAATGACAGCTAAAGAGATTCGTCAGgcttttatagattttttcaaatcgaaaaaTCATGAATATATTCACTCCAGCGCAACGATACCTCATGACGATCCAACATTATTGTTTGCCAATGCCGGGATGAATCag ttCAAGCCGATATTTCTTGGCACTGTTGATCCTAATAGCGATATGGCTAAATGGGTCCGTGTGGTGAATACACAAAAATGTATTAGGGCCGGAGGTAAACACAATGACTTGGACGATGTCGGAAAAGACGTATATCATCATACTTTCTTTGAAATGATGGGAAACTGGTCTTTTGGTGATTATTTCAAG AAAGAGATTTGTGCCTGGGCTTGGGAACTACTTACAGAGGTTTTCAACTTGCCTAGCGATCGCTTATATGTTACTTATTTTGGCGGCGATGAGCAGTCTGGGCTTAAGCCTGACGAAGAATGTAAACAGATCTGGCTCTCACTTGG GGTTCCACCTTCACATGTTCTACCTGGCAATATGAAGGACAATTTTTGGGAAATGGGAGAGACTGGGCCTTGCGGTCCGTGCAGTGAGTTACACTTCGATCGTATCGGCGGTCGGGAAGTTCCTCATCTCGTCAATATGGATGATCCAGATGTTTTGGAAATATGGAATCTTGTCTTTATACAATTCAATAG AGAGTCGGACAGTAGCCTTCGTCCCTTACCTAAAAAACACATAGATTGTGGACTTGGTCTGGAGCGTCTTGTTTCTGTGATTCAAGGGAAGAGAGCTAATTACGATACTGACTTGTTCATGCCGCTCTTTGACATGATTCAAAAGGGAACTGGAGCTCGTGATTATCAGGGTAAAGTAGGCAGTGAGGATACAGATGGCATCGATATGGCTTACAGAGTATTAGCAGATCACGCCAGAACTATTACAATTGCCTTGGCGGATGGCGGCATGCCTGACAATACGGGCAGAGG ATATGTATTGAGAAGAATTCTTAGACGAGCTGTTCGATATGCAACTGAAAAGCTAAATGCTAAACCTGGTTTCTTTGGTTCTTTGGTGAATACTGTCGTTGATCTGCTTG GTGACGTATTTCCGGAAGTTAAAAAGGACCCCCAATCAATAATTGATGTGATCAACGAGGAAGAGCAACAATTTCTAAAAACTTTATCCAGAGGAAGAAATCTGCTAAACAGAACAATGGCAAAACTCGAAGCTACCAACGTTGTTCCAGGTGACGTTGCCTGGCGTCTTTATGATACTTATGGATTTCCAGTTGACTTGACGCAGCTTATGACAGAGGAAAAAGGCCTGACTATAGATATGAAGGGCTACGAAGAAGCCAAGAAGCAAGCACAg CTGCTGTCTCAAGGCAAAGCTGGAGGAGTAGACGATCAAATCAATCTGGATGTCCATGCTATCACAGAATTACAAAATCAAGGGGTAAAGCCAACCAATGATAGCCACAAGTATAACTACAAAGCAAAATCTTCTGacaaaaattctgaatatGAGTTTGCGCCATGTATTGGTACAGTAATTGCGCTCCGATTTGCCAAAAAGTTTGCTGAGCAAGTGACTTCAGGTCAAGAAGTTGGAGTTCTGCTTGATCAGACCAACTTCTATGCTGAACAAGGTGGACAAATATACGATGAAGGATTTTTAGTAAAAGTCGGAGATGAG AGTACTGAAGTCTGCATAAAAAATGTCCAAGTTAGAGGTGGCTATGTTCTGCACATTGGTACTGTGGGTGAAGGCATCCTGAAGAAGGGTGATAAAGTCAACTTGAATGTTGACACGGCCAGGAGGAGATTGATTATGAGTAATCACACTGGAACTCATGTACTTAACTATGCCCTCCGTACCGTCTTAGGATGGGAAGCTGATCAAAAAGGATCTCTCGTAGCACCAGATAGATTACGCTTTGATTTTACCAACAAAG GTGCTATGACTGTCGAGCAAGTTAAACAAACGGAGATCAACACAAAGCAGCTGATTCAACGCAATGACCCAATCTATGCAAAGGAAAGTGGTTTGGCAATTGCAAAAACTATTCAAGGACTACGTGCTATGTTTGAAGAGACATATCCTGATCCTGTCAGAATTATCAGTATTGGAATACCTGTAGaagagttggaaaaaaatcctctAAGCAGTGCTGGTACTAAAACTAGTGTTGAATTCTGCGGAGGAAC TCATTTACATCGTGCCGGACATATTGGTGACTTTGTAATCGCAAGTGAAGAAGCCATTGCTAAGGGAATTAGAAGAATTGTAGCTCTGACAGGCCCTGAAGCAACAAAAGCACTGAAGAAAGTTGAGCTCTTAGAaaatgagttgaaaaaaataaaatcaattgttGAAGCAGATAAAACTGGAGCAAAATCTAAAGAGCATGTAAAAGCAATTGTTGATTTGACAGAAGATGTGTCACATGCGATTATTCCTTACTGGAAAAAG GACGAGATGAGGAACACTTTAAAGACTCTCAAGAAATCCATCGATGATAAAGAACGTGCAGCCAAAGCTGCTGTAGCTAATTTAGTAGttcagaaaactgcagatctcATTAAACAAAACGTTGGAATCCCTATTCTAGTTGAAGTATTGGAAGCTTACAGTAACACAAAAGCGCTCGACTCAGCTTTAAAACAAGTCAAAACTTTATCTCCAGAAACTAGTGCTCTTTTCTTCAGTGTGGACAATGATGCTAAAAAGATTTTTGCTCTAAGTGCTGTGCCAAAG TCTGCAGTAGCCAAAGGACTGAAAGCTAATGAATGGATACAAGCAGTAGCTCCGTTAATGCAAGGAAAGGGCGGGGGCAAACCTGAGTCAGCTCAAGCTTCAGGCCCAAATTTGTCGTGTCTAAATAAAGCATTGGAAACTGCAAAGTCTTTTGCAAATTCGAAACTGGGCATCCCAACTAGCGGTACTGGgccaataaaaaaagatacatTTATCAGTAATATCGAAGGACCAACACTTTATGCAAACAGTGGAAGTATTAAAAGCTACCGAGGTCAAATAGCTGCTAGATACAGtggcaaaaaaattactgttgaATCTGTCACGACAAAAGATAAGGTTGATGTAGTTCTAAAAGATAATAGCGTAACTCTCCGAGATGCTAACGCAATTGCTTTGTATTTGTCGAATGATCAGTTAAAAGGTGCGAAGAATGTGTTTACTGAAAGTGAAGTGATCCAATGGATGAGCTACGCTGATAATCATATCTTGACAGCAGTATTGGGATGGGTTTTACCAAGTATCGATTCGTCTGTATCCGCGAATTCGAACAAGCTATCTAAGATTGCTCAAgaagattgtaaaaaaatgctGAACAGTCTAAACATCATTCTGCAAACAAGGACGTATTTagttggggaaaaaattacattggcTGATATCGCAGTGTTTACATCATTTTTGCCACTCTATGAACACGTCTTTGATCCAGAGTCCAGAAAACCGTATCAAAATGTCAACCGATGGTTTCTCACTATTTTACATCAACCTGAAGTACAAGAGATTATTAAAAGCTTCAAGATTTGTGATAAGGTCGTAAAGAAGCACGGTGAttctaaaaaaagaaatgattaa